AATCAGTCGACACCGTTTCGGGGTTGGAATTGATCATCACTACATGACAGCCAGCTTTTTGTAACTGGGCCACACTTCGCACACAGCTGTAGTCAAATTCAATTCCTTGACCAATGCGATTGGGGCCACTCCCCAAGATCACGACAGCGTCTTTTGTCTGCTCTCTTGGGCTCTGAGAGCTCCAGTAGCTTGAGTAAAGATAAGGTGTATTGGAAAAAAATTCTCCCGCACAAGTGTCCACGTTAAAATAGGCTGGGTGAATCCCATATTCATGCCTACGATTCCTCATCTCAAATTTATCAACGCCCGCCAATCGTGCGATGGCTGCGTCTGAAAACCCCAGACGCTTTGCCTTGAGCAAAACATTTTCGTCAATCACAGAAGTTGTTAATAAGGCCTCATAGTCAGCGATTTCCTTTATTTGCTCGATGAACCAAGGAGTTATCTGAGTCAGTCTGCAAATTTCCTCAACAGACATACCTTCACGCAGAGCCTGAAAAACCTGAAAGATTCTCTGACTATTGGGATAAGTTACCAAATCTTCATTAAACGAAACAACTGGAAATCCCACATCAGATTCATCCAATGAATGGATGGCCTTATGAAATGATTCCTTGAAGGTTCGCCCTATGCTCATCACTTCACCGACGCTCTTCATTTGAGTACTAAGAGAATCCTTCGATCCAGGAAATTTTTCAAAAGCAAACCGAGGAATCTTGGTGACAACATAATCAAGAGCTGGCTCGTAACAAGATGGTGTTGAACCAGTGATGTCGTTACGCAATTCATCCAGCGTGTATCCAACAGCCAGCAACGCAGCAATCTTTGCGATAGGAAATCCTGTCGCCTTGCTGGCAAGAGCAGAAGATCGACTCACTCGGGGATTCATTTCAATGACAAGTCGTTCCCCCGTTTCAGGATGAACAGCGAACTGAATGTTCGCGCCCCCCGTCTCAACCCCGACGGAGTCAATGATCTTTCGAGCCTCGTCCCTCATCTCTTGGTATTGGCGATCAGTGAGAGTCTGCTGGGGAGCTACCGTAATACTATCACCCGTATGAACTCCACAGGGATCCAGATTTTCAATTGTGCATATCACAACAAAAGTCCCGTCTTTATCTCTCATCACTTCAAGTTCAAATTCCTTCCAACCAAGAATACTCTCCTCAACCAAGCACTCTGAGGTGGGGCTTTCATGTAGGGCCCCCGCTATTTTCATTTTGTACTCTTCCAATGAATAGGCAATACCGCCACCGCCTCCACCAAGAGTATAATTGGGACGCAAAATAAGTGGAAACCCTAAGTCATCAGCCGCCCTCAGTCCCTGTTCAAAAGTGCGGACCATTTCACTCCGCGGGTACTTCGCTCCAATTTTATCAAGAAGGGATCTAAAGATTTCTCTGTCCTCTGCTGCCTTTATCGATTCTACTCTTGCACCCAAAAGTTCAATATTCAGTTCCTTTAAAATCCCCTCACGATCAAGATCCAAAGCCAAATTGAGAGCCGTTTGTCCTCCCAATGTCGGAATGATAGCCTCTGGACGCTCCTTCTCTAGAATCCTTCTTACAAAAGGAACTTTCAGCGGTTCAATGTAAACCCGTGTCGCGAGCTCTGGATCGGTCATGATCGTCGCAGGATTAGAGTTTATCAAAATAACCTCATATCCCTCTCTCATCAAAGCTTTGCAGGCTTGAGTTCCTGAATAGTCGAATTCACAGGCCTGTCCGATGACAATGGGACCAGAACCAATCAGAACAATCCTCTTTAAATCTTCACGTTTTCCCACTTAAATTCTTAACCTCGGCTTATTGGTGTAGATCTCCTGAAGATCAACATGTTTATACTGCTCGATTTTGTATCGCATCCTGAATAACTTGATAATCAGAGATTCCTGTTCGCGGGCCCGCTCTTCAACATCCTTCAGTTTCCGCACTCTTTTGATTTCCTTAACAATATAACGAGCCGCTCGAGGTGGATGAAAACAAAATGAAGTCCCGAAAACAAAGGTGTCCCCGTAGGGGAAGAGACGGGATTCAAACAGTTGCTCTTTTTCAAAGCCCACCGTCACCAACGAATTTTTAATCACTATTTTTTCGTTGGCCAACAAATCCTTCAAGTAAATATCTTTGTTTTTTAGTTTCAAAAACTCGAAAATACTGTGACGTCCGCTGCCCAGATGTTTGAGATCCTGACTCGTGTACTCATTTGAAAAAAAGTCGCCCTTCTCTTGTCCTATCATTTGAATAGGCGAAAGGCCTGTCGACTGCAATGGCCTCGTAAAAATATACCAATCAATAAACTGAGTCATTTTTTGTTCAAAACCGTCTGATTCTTCATCAAAGACACCGGCTAAGTCGAAAAACTGTTTTTTTGCACCGACAACTTCATCGGAAAAAACACCAGATGAGAAATGCTGTAGAACTTCGTCTATTAATGGCTCGTAGGTCATACTAACTGCTTTATAAAATAATCAAATAGGCCTTCAGCATCATGAGGGCCGGGATGACTCTCAGGATGAAACTGAACGCCCCAACATTTTTTTTCAACACAAGCTATTCCACTCACGGTATCATCATTGAGATTTACGTGGCTAACGATGACCCCCTCCGGCATTGAGCTTGGATCCAGAGCATAACCGTGATTCTGACTTGTCACATAAATGCGATTTAGGAGTTTATCACGGACAGGATGATTACTCCCCCTGTGTCCAAATTTTAATTTATATGTTTTCGCTCCGAGAGCCATTCCCAAAATCTGATTTCCCATGCAGATACCAAAAATAGATCTCCACCCCAAAAGGGATCTCACTGTTTCTACAGACTTCTCCACCAAAGCTGGATCACCAGGTCCATTCGAAAGAAGAATTCCATCGGGTTCCCACTGACGAATTTCGTCGACCGAGACTCGAGAAGGGAAGATTTTCACTTTTGAACATCTTTTTCTTAATTCCCTCAAAATGTTATTCTTACACCCAAAATCGATAACTGCCACTCTCGGCCCACCAACTCGATCTCCCAATAGTTCCTCTGATACCTTTCGAGAAACCAAATTTACCCAATCACCATCAATATCACGCCCTTTAGATATGAGGCCTTTTGCCTTATTCCGAGCTGATGTTTCGTCTCCCGCCCGAACCAAAGCTCCCCACTTCGTTCCGCTCTCACGCAAAAACAAGGTCAACTGTCTCGTGTCAATCTGATCAACGACAGGCACCCCTTGAGAAACAAGTTTCTGCAACCAACTCGAATCCCTCCGTGAATTTTGCATTTCAAGACACACGAAACCGTTAATCCACAGATTGGAAGACTCCCAGACTTTATCATCCACACCGTAATTACCCTGCATTGAAGCCGTCGTAACTATGATCTGTGAAAAGTAAGAGGGATCCGTGGCCATTTCTTCGTAACCCGTGTGAGAGGTGTTAAAAACCACCTCTCCGACCCTCTCTTCACCACCAAGCCACTTCCCCGAAAAGCACTGACCTGATTCCAAAACCAAAAACGCCTTTTCTTTCAATCTACACCTCTAAACCAAGAATTAAAGAATAGAGAGCCGCTCGAACAAAGAGCCCATTCGTCACTTGCTCCAACACCAAACAACGCCGGTCTTGTAACACATCTGAGGAAAACTCAACACCACGAATGACGGGTCCCGGGTGAAGTATAATCCCTTTGTCCGACAGACATTCTAAATGAGCTTGGTCCACACGATACCGATCCCATATTTCATTGGCAGAATTAGCAATGCCCACTTCTTCATGGCGTTCTTTCTGAATTCTCAATCCCATTAAAACTTGACACCAAGAAATCCCAAGCCTCAGATCTGAGATTCTCTTTACATCTTTCCAATCACCGTGAGCAGAAGGTAACATGACCTCTGGACCACAAATACCAACCTCTGCTCCCAGCCTGGTTAACAACTGAATATTGGAATTTGCTACGCGACTGTGTACAACATCGCCAACCATCAGAACCCTTTGACCCGATATCGACCCACGCGCCTCAAGAATCGTAAAGGCGTCTAAAAGGGCTTGTGTTGGGTGTTCTCCAGTGCCACTTCCAGCACTTATCACCGGACAATTCATTGTCTCTAAAATACCCTCCACTTCTGGAGAATTCCCGTAGCGGACGACCATCAGATCAGGCAACATTGCTGAAATATTTCTCAGAGTGTCGTATTGGCTCTCACCTTTTTGCATACTTGAAGAGGTCGCACTATCAAAAATTATTGTCCGAAAACCAAACCGATATGCGGCCGCCTGAAAACTCACTCTCGTACGAGTACTTGGCTCGAGAAATACCATCGCCACAACAATCGGCCGATCACTGTTACAGCGAACAAGGTGATCGAATCTTTTCGATTTACGAAACTCCTCCTTGAATGCTTTCGACCTCGAGAATAGGAGTTTAATATTTTCGGTATCAAGATTCTGGATACTGAGAAGAGACTTTTCGAAAAATGACATCGGTCGAAACTATACACAAGAGGTGCCGTCGGAGTCAATCAACTGACTGGAAGAGTCGGGGCCAGCGAACTTGAGGAAGCCAGGAACCTCGCTGATCCTCCCATCCCAGCGAGAGCCAAATAAAGCCTAGTTTTGCCTCTAGGCTCCTCACGGCAACCACCCCCCAAGACCTGGAGTCCTCTCCTTGGTCCCGGTGGTCACTCATGACAAAGACATGGCCAGGAGGAACAATCGTTGGTCCGAAATTCTCTGAGTCCCTCCGAGGTCCAACAAGGATCTTATGGCTCACATTTCCCAGTGTCTCCCTAAGGGTAACATTGTAATTACCAAAGCCCTCCAAAATTTCTGTCTCCCCCTCAACTCTGCTATATTGGGCAGCTTCCCCATTTACAATCAGCCGCTTGCCACGAATGACCAGCCGATCCCCCGGGAGTCCTATGATCCGCCGGATACAACTTGAGTCAGGGATGTTTGGACACGGAAATATCGCTATATCTCCCCTTCGCAAAGGCCCTCCTCCCAGTTTTACCTTTTCCATCAAAGGGATAGAAATGCCGAAAGGAAGCTTGTAAGCGAATATGAAGTCCCCAGGAAAAAGAGATGGCATCATACTTGTGGTGGGAATTCGGTAAGCAGACACAATAAAAGTTCTAAAGAAAAGTGCTAAAAGAACGGCGTAAAAAAGAGCCTCTGCATAATCTCGAAGAAGATGCTTAAGTGAAGTCTCAATTTTAGAGGCATTGAGCTTGGATGGTTTCAACCTGTCTCCTCTAACCTATTGAATAATATGAAAGAAGCGCCTCCAACGAATTTTGGCCGGATCGCAAACAAATGGCGCCGTGACCAAGGTGTCCGTGCAGCTCAGCCAGACGAGGGAAGCTCTTCCTAGAAGATTTTCAAATGGAAGAGTGCCCCAAATTCGACTGTCTCTCGAATTATCTCGGTTGTCTCCCATAACAAAAATGTGTCCTGCAGGAACTTCGACCTCCGTCTCCGACCATCGATAAGAATTCGATATGAGCATCCCAAGGTGTGTTCGATCTCCAAGAGTTTCTTCAAAAAACTCAAAGCCATTTAGCTCGCCACCAATATCTTCGGCAGTGAGATTATAAAAGGAAGCCTTATTGCCTCCTAATTGAGGCTTCTCTAAGGCATGACTTTCGAGAGGAATCCCATTGACGACAACTCGGCCTTTTTCGTCGACACGAATGATATCCCCGGGGAGCCCAATCACTCTCTTAATCATATACAGAGAATCCTCCTCCAGCGATCTAAAAACAACCACATCGCCCCTTTTGGGATATGAAAACTTGATTATCCACTGCTTGGTAAAAGGGATTCGCAAACCGAAGGCAAATTTGTTCACCAATACGTGATCATGGATCAGAAGACTCGGGATCATGCTCCCAGAAGGAATGACGTAGGGTTCCGCAACGACCCATCTCAAAACCAGAATCATTAAAATAGCCCCAAAAAAACTCAGAAGCGACCCTGCCAAAGATGCCCTTCGATTTGGTAATTTGCGTGTGCCCTTTTCTGGATCAACCGATGATTCAATGGACATTGTGAAAAAACCGATTCCACCTGATTGTAAGTGGATTACATAAGAATGAACTCGAAGAAAAAGTCTCTTCGCAACTGAACCATACGAACATCGCCCGACCTACCAAAAACTCGCGAGGCACAAATTGCTTGCCTCTCTCCCAGAATCGACTGTCTTGGGAGTTGTCACGATTATCTCCCATTACAAAAAAATGTTTATCTGGGACCTGGTAAGGACCGTAAGCCACATTGGTCTGATTTTCGCCTTTCAAAAGAATACTATGAACATGATGGTCCAAAACCTCCTGCCAATGAACATACCGTCCCCTTGCTCCAGGTCCATCCCCCGGAAAGTGCTCGTCGCGCAACCAGGTAAATTCAGCCATTAACTCTTGGGGAACCTGCTTTTCGATCAATTTATCATTGATAAAGAGGTTTCCGTTTTCATAAAAAATTCTATCCCCCGGGAGCCCAACGACCCTTTTAATATAGAACATGCTTGGCCTTTCGGGGTACTTAAATACAACGACCTCCCCACGACTGGGACTTGAAAACTCTACCAACCAGTCCGTGGTAAATGGGATTCGAAGACCATAAATGATTTTGTTCACAAAAATATGATCATGGACAAGTAAAGTCGGGAGCATGCTGCCAGAGGGAATGACATATGCTTCAATAAGAGCCCATCGAAGAGTCAAAGCAACTAAAACGGCCAACAACAAAGACCCTGTGCCCTCTGTCCAAAATTGCCGTCCTCTCTTCAAACTCAGTCCTCCACCTTGAGGATAGCCAAGAAGGCCTCCTGGGGCACCTCAATGTGACCGATGGCCTTCATTCGCTTTTTTCCTTCCTTCTGCTTCTCCAGAAGTTTCCGCTTCCGACTAATATCTCCCCCATAACATTTGGCTGTCACGTCTTTTCTCAAGGCCCCCAGAGTTTCGCGAGCAATAATTTTGGCCCCTATGGCCGCTTGAATGGCCACCTGATATTGCTGTCTGGGAATAAGTTCTTTGAGCTTCTTAACCAATTGACGACCTCGCCAATCCGCCTTTGTTCGATGCACAATTATTGATAGCGCATCGATAGGTTCGCCATTTATCAGAATATCCATCTTGACAAGATCTGCCGCCTGAAAATCCGCAATCTCATATTCCAGAGAGGCGTATCCGCGAGAAATTGTTTTCAATTTGTCATAAAAATCCATCACCATTTCATTGAGAGGCAATCTATACTCTATGATGACCTTTGTGTCGGTGATGTATTCCATGCGCTGCTGAATTCCGCGCTTATCTTCACACAATTTTAAAATCCCGCCAATAAACTGGCTGGGAGTATGAATGATAACCTTGACCAAAGGCTCTTCTAGGCGTTCAATCCGCGTGAGATCAGGAAGTTTGGCCGGATTTTCGAGTTCTATGACGGTCCCATCGTGTAGAAAAACTCTGTAAATAACAGTTGGCGCCGTCGTGATGAGGTCAAGATTGAATTCTCTCTCCAGCCTTTCTTGAACGATTTCCATATGAAGAAGTCCTAGAAAACCAACTCTGTATCCGAAACCCAATGCAACGGAGGACTCGATTTCGTAGCTAAGGCTCGAGTCGTTGAGAGATAGCTTATCAAGGGCAACTTTCAAATTTTCATAATCAGCTGAAACGATCGGAAATATACCGGCAAAGACCATGGGCTTTATACGGCGAAACCCAGGCAAAGACTCCGTTGCACCATTTTTGGCAACTGTTATTGTGTCGCCAACTTTGACATCCCGAATATCCTTAATGCCACAAACTAAAAAGCCCACTTCGCCCGCGTCCAATTCCGTCAAATGTCGCGCAAAAGGAGAAAAAACTCCCAACTTAAGCACCTCATAATCCCGGTTTGTCGCGAGGAATTTAATCTTGTCCCCGACCTTTATCTTCCCATCGACAATACGACAGAGGGTCACAACACCCTGATAGGAATCAAACCAAGAATCAAAAATAAGCGCCCGGAGGGGAATGTTTCGGTTCGCTTGAGGCGGAGGAATGAACTTAACTATCGCCTCCAAAATATCCTCGATCCCCTTCATCTCTTTGGCGCTTGCGAGAATTGTATTTGATGTATCAAGTCCAATCGCATCTTCAATCTGGCGTTTGACTCCCTCAGGATCTGCGGAAGGAAGATCTATCTTATTTAGAACGGGAATGATTTCAAGATTGCTCTCAAGGGCCAAATAAACATTTGCCAAAGTTTGAGCTTCAACTCCTTGGGCAGCGTCTACCACGAGAATCGCTCCCTCACAGGCCGCCAAGGAACGAGAAACCTCGTAGGTAAAGTCAACATGGCCGGGGGTATCGATGAGATTCAGCTGATAAGTTAATCCATTTCTTGCTTTGTAACTCAAGCGAACAGTTTGAGCCTTTATCGTGATCCCGCGTTCTCTCTCGAGATCCATGCTATCTAAAAACTGCTCTTTGGATTCTCTATCCGACAGAGAACCCGTATATTTGAGAAGGCTGTCAGCCAAAGTTGATTTACCGTGATCAATATGAGCTATAATAGAAAAATTGCGAATAAGTTCAGCCGAAGTTTGTACCAATTCCACTTCAATTTCCATGTCTCCACTTTATCAGTGGGCTTCATCCGTGGGTACCTGCAAAGGCCAATCAGTCAACCACCCTTGTCCACATAGTGCGATCGCGAGTTCTATCAAGAAAGGGCCTTTACTGCATCCTTTATAGCCTCGACCTTGTCCGTCTTCTCCCAAGTAAATTCTGCTTTATTGCGACCAAAATGGCCATACGCAGCCGTTTTCAAGTAGCGTGGCTTTAGCAGATCAAACTGTTTTACAATCTCTGCTGGTTTCAAATTCCAAACTTCCCGCACAGCCTGAGAAAGAATCTCTGACGACACTTTGCCAGTTCCATAGTCGTTAACCATAACACTCACTGGCTCTGCTACGCCAATGGCATAAGCCAACTGCACGAGAACTCTATCTGCCAATACCGCCGCAACAATATTTTTAGCTACATGTCGGGCCGCATAGGCCGCTGATCGATCCACCTTAGAAGGATCCTTACCAGAGAAGGCTCCGCCTCCGTGGGCACCATGTCCACCATAAGTATCAACAATAATTTTACGTCCGGTAAGACCACAATCCCCAAGAGGCCCCCCTACGACAAACCTGCCTGTAGGGTTAACAAAAAACCTTGTGCCCGCATCAAGAAACTCACGGGGAACCACTCGAGGGATGAGTTCCTCCTGCACAAAGGATTTAATCGTGGCCTGATCAACGTCGGGACTATGCTGGGTACTTAAAACGATTGAATCAATTCTGGCCGCTTTGCCATTGATATATTCTACCGTTACCTGGCTCTTGCTGTCTGGACGTAAAAAAGGGACTCTTCCGCTCTTACGCAAACTGGCCAATTCACGGACCAATTTGTGGGCCAAAGAGATCGTGAGCGGCATATACTCAGGGGTCTCGTTGACGGCATAACCAAACATAATGCCTTGGTCACCGGCACCCTGCTCTCGCTGATCGGAGCTATCCACCCCGCGCGCAATATCCTGACTCTGGCGATCAAGAGCCACCTGAACAGCACAAGAGTCCGCATCAAATCCTATTTCGCTGTTCGTATAACCAATATCTCGAAGTGTTTTTCGCACAAGCGTAGAAATATCCACCTGCACCTTCGAAGTAATTTCGCCGGCCAACATGACGAACCCAGTAGAAATCATCGTTTCACAAGCCACACGAGAATTTGAATCACCGGAAAGAAATGCGTCAAGAACAGCGTCACTGATTTGATCAGCCACCTTGTCGGGATGGCCTTCCGAAACGGACTCACTTGTAAATAGAAAATTTCGCATGCTAAGACCTCTCTGGGCAGAATTGAAGTGCAACCTTGGAGAGGTGATTTCTTAACAGGAACAAAATCCCTAGGTCAACACAATCCAGGGCCGAATCAGGACGCTCAGCTCGATGAATGGCCCATCTCCTTTCAACTGAGAATCCTTGTCTTAACCCGCCTTCTTGCTTTCCACATTGAATTCCTGGTCCATCTCAAGCCGTTCCTGCATCTCAATTTGTTCCTGGAGTTTCCTTGCTCTGTGCCCCCTGGTATATTCAGGCGAATGGTGATTCTTTTTTCTTTGTTTGTGTTTAGACATCTGCCTTTGAAGTTTCAATGCCACTTGGTCAACAACTGCCTGAAAACTCTCTCCCTCACCTCGAGCAGCAATGGATGTCGTTCCTCCCAAGATGTGCATCTCCACTGTTTTACTATGGCGCTCCGCACCGTATGTGACGTGAATATGCACGGGTTTCATCTCAAATTTGACCAGCCTCTGAAGTTTTTCCTCTGTGTATTGAACAAGGCTTTCTGACCAATCCAAACTCTTGAACTGATAACTGATTTTCATCCTCAAACCTCCGGTTTAACTCCTAAAACCCTATTTCGCTTCTCTGGAATTTACTTTGATAATATGTGAGCAAGGTCCACCGACCTTGTCTGTGAAGGGAACTGAGCAACAGGCCTCTCCGCTCGATATTTCCCACAAATGAACAAAACTTGACGTCCAGCAAATCATCTGAACACTTGTCGGACTTTCCACACCAAAGTTGAGGTTCTGCCTCCTGTTTCTAAATTTGATACAAACTGCGACAAAAAATCTAAAAATATTTCTTGCGTTTGCTGGATGGCAAAATTTTAAGTACGTCTCGATACTTCGCTACGGTCCGTCGAGCAATTTTAATTCCGTCCTTCTTTAATAGTTCGACGAGCCTCTGATCTGAAAGAGGATCCTTTAAATCCTCTTGGTCAACAAGCGATTTGATTTTCATTTTGACCGATTCACTTGCGAGCAATTCTCCATCCGTCTTATTTATTCCCGAATTAAAGAAATACTTTAACTCGAAGATTCCACGCGATGTATGAAGGTACTTATTTGTGGTAACACGACTCACTGTTGATTCATGCATTCCAATATCATTGGCTATATCACGAAGAATCATTGG
This region of Bdellovibrionales bacterium genomic DNA includes:
- the carB gene encoding carbamoyl-phosphate synthase large subunit produces the protein MGKREDLKRIVLIGSGPIVIGQACEFDYSGTQACKALMREGYEVILINSNPATIMTDPELATRVYIEPLKVPFVRRILEKERPEAIIPTLGGQTALNLALDLDREGILKELNIELLGARVESIKAAEDREIFRSLLDKIGAKYPRSEMVRTFEQGLRAADDLGFPLILRPNYTLGGGGGGIAYSLEEYKMKIAGALHESPTSECLVEESILGWKEFELEVMRDKDGTFVVICTIENLDPCGVHTGDSITVAPQQTLTDRQYQEMRDEARKIIDSVGVETGGANIQFAVHPETGERLVIEMNPRVSRSSALASKATGFPIAKIAALLAVGYTLDELRNDITGSTPSCYEPALDYVVTKIPRFAFEKFPGSKDSLSTQMKSVGEVMSIGRTFKESFHKAIHSLDESDVGFPVVSFNEDLVTYPNSQRIFQVFQALREGMSVEEICRLTQITPWFIEQIKEIADYEALLTTSVIDENVLLKAKRLGFSDAAIARLAGVDKFEMRNRRHEYGIHPAYFNVDTCAGEFFSNTPYLYSSYWSSQSPREQTKDAVVILGSGPNRIGQGIEFDYSCVRSVAQLQKAGCHVVMINSNPETVSTDYDTSDELYFEPLNEEHVLEILRYVNPKGVVCQLGGQTPISLARMIVENGFHLLGSTLEAIDLAEDRGLFAKVCTELAFQIPKSAMVSDLEGALSVAQEIGYPLICRPSYVLGGRRMEIIEEEDELKSYFSRHGAYISSKIPCLMDQFLDRALEVDVDLVRGKDWSLIGGVVEHIEAAGVHSGDSMGVIPPQRLRDDTLERIEQLSLELAERLGVIGFLNLQLAIKDDEIFMIEANPRSSRSIPFIAKATGIPLVDLGVLALLGWERARVRPERFNWRDISHVAVKGVVFPFKKFAEADSILGPEMKSTGESMGRGADYSEALLKALFSSQMTFPMDGEVFLSLRDKDKTELAPVIRDLCDMGYTLSATSGTATFIKSLGLPVTVVKKVQEGRPHCVDRIRSGEVAVVINTTSGRPSIETSFGIRRSCIDYSIPCITESDAVRAFLIALRKHHSGDFDVFSLPKPQSLV
- the carA gene encoding glutamine-hydrolyzing carbamoyl-phosphate synthase small subunit is translated as MKEKAFLVLESGQCFSGKWLGGEERVGEVVFNTSHTGYEEMATDPSYFSQIIVTTASMQGNYGVDDKVWESSNLWINGFVCLEMQNSRRDSSWLQKLVSQGVPVVDQIDTRQLTLFLRESGTKWGALVRAGDETSARNKAKGLISKGRDIDGDWVNLVSRKVSEELLGDRVGGPRVAVIDFGCKNNILRELRKRCSKVKIFPSRVSVDEIRQWEPDGILLSNGPGDPALVEKSVETVRSLLGWRSIFGICMGNQILGMALGAKTYKLKFGHRGSNHPVRDKLLNRIYVTSQNHGYALDPSSMPEGVIVSHVNLNDDTVSGIACVEKKCWGVQFHPESHPGPHDAEGLFDYFIKQLV
- a CDS encoding aspartate carbamoyltransferase catalytic subunit — translated: MSFFEKSLLSIQNLDTENIKLLFSRSKAFKEEFRKSKRFDHLVRCNSDRPIVVAMVFLEPSTRTRVSFQAAAYRFGFRTIIFDSATSSSMQKGESQYDTLRNISAMLPDLMVVRYGNSPEVEGILETMNCPVISAGSGTGEHPTQALLDAFTILEARGSISGQRVLMVGDVVHSRVANSNIQLLTRLGAEVGICGPEVMLPSAHGDWKDVKRISDLRLGISWCQVLMGLRIQKERHEEVGIANSANEIWDRYRVDQAHLECLSDKGIILHPGPVIRGVEFSSDVLQDRRCLVLEQVTNGLFVRAALYSLILGLEV
- the lepB gene encoding signal peptidase I, with the translated sequence MKPSKLNASKIETSLKHLLRDYAEALFYAVLLALFFRTFIVSAYRIPTTSMMPSLFPGDFIFAYKLPFGISIPLMEKVKLGGGPLRRGDIAIFPCPNIPDSSCIRRIIGLPGDRLVIRGKRLIVNGEAAQYSRVEGETEILEGFGNYNVTLRETLGNVSHKILVGPRRDSENFGPTIVPPGHVFVMSDHRDQGEDSRSWGVVAVRSLEAKLGFIWLSLGWEDQRGSWLPQVRWPRLFQSVD
- the lepB gene encoding signal peptidase I — translated: MSIESSVDPEKGTRKLPNRRASLAGSLLSFFGAILMILVLRWVVAEPYVIPSGSMIPSLLIHDHVLVNKFAFGLRIPFTKQWIIKFSYPKRGDVVVFRSLEEDSLYMIKRVIGLPGDIIRVDEKGRVVVNGIPLESHALEKPQLGGNKASFYNLTAEDIGGELNGFEFFEETLGDRTHLGMLISNSYRWSETEVEVPAGHIFVMGDNRDNSRDSRIWGTLPFENLLGRASLVWLSCTDTLVTAPFVCDPAKIRWRRFFHIIQ
- the lepB gene encoding signal peptidase I, giving the protein MSLKRGRQFWTEGTGSLLLAVLVALTLRWALIEAYVIPSGSMLPTLLVHDHIFVNKIIYGLRIPFTTDWLVEFSSPSRGEVVVFKYPERPSMFYIKRVVGLPGDRIFYENGNLFINDKLIEKQVPQELMAEFTWLRDEHFPGDGPGARGRYVHWQEVLDHHVHSILLKGENQTNVAYGPYQVPDKHFFVMGDNRDNSQDSRFWERGKQFVPREFLVGRAMFVWFSCEETFSSSSFLCNPLTIRWNRFFHNVH
- the lepA gene encoding elongation factor 4, translated to MEIEVELVQTSAELIRNFSIIAHIDHGKSTLADSLLKYTGSLSDRESKEQFLDSMDLERERGITIKAQTVRLSYKARNGLTYQLNLIDTPGHVDFTYEVSRSLAACEGAILVVDAAQGVEAQTLANVYLALESNLEIIPVLNKIDLPSADPEGVKRQIEDAIGLDTSNTILASAKEMKGIEDILEAIVKFIPPPQANRNIPLRALIFDSWFDSYQGVVTLCRIVDGKIKVGDKIKFLATNRDYEVLKLGVFSPFARHLTELDAGEVGFLVCGIKDIRDVKVGDTITVAKNGATESLPGFRRIKPMVFAGIFPIVSADYENLKVALDKLSLNDSSLSYEIESSVALGFGYRVGFLGLLHMEIVQERLEREFNLDLITTAPTVIYRVFLHDGTVIELENPAKLPDLTRIERLEEPLVKVIIHTPSQFIGGILKLCEDKRGIQQRMEYITDTKVIIEYRLPLNEMVMDFYDKLKTISRGYASLEYEIADFQAADLVKMDILINGEPIDALSIIVHRTKADWRGRQLVKKLKELIPRQQYQVAIQAAIGAKIIARETLGALRKDVTAKCYGGDISRKRKLLEKQKEGKKRMKAIGHIEVPQEAFLAILKVED
- a CDS encoding methionine adenosyltransferase; amino-acid sequence: MRNFLFTSESVSEGHPDKVADQISDAVLDAFLSGDSNSRVACETMISTGFVMLAGEITSKVQVDISTLVRKTLRDIGYTNSEIGFDADSCAVQVALDRQSQDIARGVDSSDQREQGAGDQGIMFGYAVNETPEYMPLTISLAHKLVRELASLRKSGRVPFLRPDSKSQVTVEYINGKAARIDSIVLSTQHSPDVDQATIKSFVQEELIPRVVPREFLDAGTRFFVNPTGRFVVGGPLGDCGLTGRKIIVDTYGGHGAHGGGAFSGKDPSKVDRSAAYAARHVAKNIVAAVLADRVLVQLAYAIGVAEPVSVMVNDYGTGKVSSEILSQAVREVWNLKPAEIVKQFDLLKPRYLKTAAYGHFGRNKAEFTWEKTDKVEAIKDAVKALS
- the raiA gene encoding ribosome-associated translation inhibitor RaiA; its protein translation is MKISYQFKSLDWSESLVQYTEEKLQRLVKFEMKPVHIHVTYGAERHSKTVEMHILGGTTSIAARGEGESFQAVVDQVALKLQRQMSKHKQRKKNHHSPEYTRGHRARKLQEQIEMQERLEMDQEFNVESKKAG